In Vibrio hippocampi, a single genomic region encodes these proteins:
- the rluB gene encoding 23S rRNA pseudouridine(2605) synthase RluB, producing MSEKLQKVLARAGHGSRRELETLIKSGRVSVNGQVAKLGERLEDENAVIRIDGHAISAKVQEEVVCRVLAYYKPEGELCTRNDPEGRRTVFDRLPKIRGSRWISVGRLDANTSGLLLFTTDGELANRLMHPSRQVEREYLVRVFGEVNEQKVRNLVNGVKLEDGMARFEDVVYAGGEGMNHTFYVAINEGRNREVRRLWESQETTVSRLKRVRYGDIYLDKKLPRGGWMELDLKQVNYLRELVELKAEKETLLDLNQANTSRQRERSRSQKIRRAVRRHEERVSAPKGRSNQQRRNKKAAGEQGARAKTRRS from the coding sequence ATGAGCGAAAAATTACAAAAGGTACTGGCACGAGCAGGTCATGGTTCTCGTCGAGAGTTAGAGACATTAATCAAATCGGGTCGTGTAAGTGTTAACGGTCAAGTTGCGAAATTAGGCGAGCGTCTTGAAGACGAAAACGCGGTTATTCGCATTGATGGACACGCAATTTCTGCGAAAGTGCAGGAAGAAGTGGTGTGTCGCGTACTTGCATACTACAAACCTGAGGGTGAGTTGTGTACGCGTAATGACCCAGAAGGCCGACGTACTGTTTTCGATCGTCTACCTAAGATCCGTGGCTCTCGCTGGATCTCTGTTGGTCGTCTTGATGCCAATACTTCAGGTTTATTACTATTCACTACAGACGGTGAATTAGCAAACCGTCTCATGCACCCAAGTCGCCAAGTTGAACGAGAGTATTTGGTCCGTGTATTTGGTGAAGTGAACGAGCAAAAAGTTCGCAACCTAGTGAACGGTGTCAAGCTTGAAGATGGTATGGCTCGTTTTGAAGACGTGGTTTACGCCGGCGGTGAAGGTATGAACCATACTTTCTACGTTGCCATTAACGAAGGTCGTAACCGCGAAGTTCGTCGTTTGTGGGAATCTCAAGAGACAACCGTAAGCCGTCTAAAGCGTGTTCGTTACGGCGACATCTATTTAGACAAAAAACTGCCTCGTGGCGGCTGGATGGAACTTGACCTGAAACAAGTGAACTATCTACGTGAATTGGTTGAGTTAAAAGCAGAAAAAGAAACGCTATTGGATCTTAATCAAGCGAACACTTCTCGCCAACGTGAGCGTTCTCGTAGCCAAAAGATTCGCCGCGCAGTGCGTCGTCACGAAGAACGTGTAAGCGCACCGAAAGGTCGCAGCAATCAACAGCGTCGCAATAAGAAAGCCGCTGGAGAGCAGGGCGCACGCGCTAAGACTCGCCGTTCTTAA
- a CDS encoding L-threonylcarbamoyladenylate synthase, with protein MSQFFYVHPENPQTRLISQAVAIVRNGGVIIYPTDSGYALGCQLENKQALERICRIRRLDDKHNFTLMCRDLSELSLYARVDNDAFRLLKNNTPGPYTFIFKGTKEVPRRLMNPKRKTIGIRVPDNRIALDLLEALGEPLMSTSLILPGNTTTESDPEEIRDQLDNVVDVILNGGYLGEQPTTVVDFSNDEVEIHRVGSGDTAPFE; from the coding sequence ATGAGTCAATTTTTTTATGTACACCCAGAAAACCCTCAAACGCGCCTGATCAGTCAAGCTGTCGCCATTGTTAGAAATGGTGGTGTGATTATCTACCCAACGGATTCGGGTTATGCCCTTGGTTGCCAGTTAGAAAACAAACAGGCCCTCGAGCGCATTTGCCGCATTCGTCGTCTGGATGACAAACATAACTTTACGCTGATGTGCCGCGATCTTTCTGAGCTATCGCTGTACGCGCGTGTCGATAATGATGCTTTCCGTTTGTTGAAGAACAACACCCCTGGTCCATATACGTTTATCTTTAAAGGTACAAAAGAAGTGCCGCGTCGTTTGATGAACCCAAAGCGTAAAACCATTGGGATACGTGTTCCTGATAATCGTATTGCCTTGGATTTGCTTGAAGCATTAGGTGAGCCTTTGATGTCAACGTCACTGATTTTGCCGGGTAATACAACGACCGAATCTGATCCGGAAGAGATAAGGGATCAATTGGATAACGTCGTTGATGTTATCCTAAACGGTGGTTACCTTGGCGAACAGCCAACCACCGTGGTGGACTTCAGCAACGATGAAGTAGAAATTCACCGTGTCGGTTCGGGAGATACTGCTCCGTTTGAGTAG
- a CDS encoding peptide ABC transporter ATP-binding protein, giving the protein MSELLEVTGLKKDFVTRSSLFRRHVEQAVKPVSFTLKAGETIGFIGKNGSGKSTLARMLAGVVEPTSGEIRVNGDLLEHKDYSTRCKLIRMIFQDPNTSLNPRIQIGRILEGPLKRNTNMTPEARIRRVKDTLVRVGLLPEHAYFYPQMLAAGQKQRVCLARALILQPSIIVADEALNGLDMAMRSQIINLFLELQEEMGVAFVYVSQHIGIVKHITDQVMVMHEGTVVEYGNTKKVIENPQHIITQRMVESHFNKSPVHR; this is encoded by the coding sequence ATTCAGACGCCATGTTGAACAAGCGGTTAAACCGGTGAGTTTTACACTTAAAGCAGGTGAAACCATCGGTTTTATTGGCAAAAATGGCTCAGGAAAGTCTACTTTAGCGCGCATGCTGGCGGGTGTGGTTGAGCCAACTTCTGGCGAAATACGTGTTAATGGCGACCTGCTGGAACATAAAGATTATTCAACTCGCTGTAAGCTGATTCGCATGATTTTTCAAGATCCCAACACTTCGCTAAACCCGCGTATTCAGATTGGGCGTATTCTTGAAGGTCCACTCAAGCGTAATACCAATATGACGCCAGAAGCCCGTATCCGCCGAGTCAAGGACACGCTGGTTCGCGTTGGTCTGTTACCAGAACACGCTTATTTCTACCCACAAATGCTTGCGGCAGGGCAAAAGCAGCGTGTCTGCCTTGCAAGGGCGCTCATTCTGCAGCCGTCTATCATAGTGGCAGACGAAGCATTGAATGGCTTAGATATGGCAATGCGTTCACAGATCATCAATCTGTTTTTAGAGCTACAAGAAGAGATGGGCGTCGCGTTTGTGTACGTATCCCAGCACATAGGGATTGTTAAGCATATTACCGACCAAGTGATGGTGATGCATGAAGGAACGGTGGTAGAGTACGGCAATACCAAAAAGGTTATTGAAAACCCGCAACATATCATTACGCAGCGTATGGTAGAAAGTCACTTCAATAAGTCACCCGTCCATCGCTAG
- the rnm gene encoding RNase RNM, producing MKIDLHSHTTASDGRLSVQQLLERAVSFDVAVLAITDHDTIDALDEARSVIDDLELPIELVSGIEISTVWQNKDIHIVGLGIDEQNPQLLALIELQKQRRKERAELMAHRLSKATREGVLEEVQQIAGKAPITRAHFAQWLVSNGYAKTMQQVFKKYLTRDNSGYVPPNWGSMEEAISAIHAAGGVAVLAHPARYQLKTKWLKRLLEAFSEAKGDAMEVAQPQQGMQERRLLADYAIHYNLLASQGSDFHYPSPWMELGRNLWLPSGVTPVWEKLVLKTEISPL from the coding sequence ATGAAGATAGATCTGCATAGCCATACCACGGCGTCAGATGGGCGTTTGTCGGTTCAACAATTGTTAGAGCGAGCCGTCTCCTTTGATGTGGCGGTTTTAGCCATTACCGACCATGACACCATCGACGCACTCGACGAAGCCAGATCTGTAATTGACGATCTTGAACTGCCAATAGAGTTGGTCAGTGGCATCGAAATTTCCACCGTTTGGCAAAACAAGGATATTCATATTGTCGGTCTGGGCATTGATGAGCAAAACCCGCAACTATTGGCGCTGATTGAATTACAAAAACAGCGCCGTAAAGAACGAGCGGAATTGATGGCGCATCGTCTCAGCAAAGCCACCCGTGAAGGGGTGCTGGAAGAAGTACAGCAGATTGCTGGTAAAGCACCCATTACCCGTGCTCACTTTGCTCAATGGTTAGTGAGCAACGGTTATGCGAAAACTATGCAACAGGTCTTTAAGAAGTATCTGACTCGTGACAATTCCGGTTACGTGCCACCCAATTGGGGCTCGATGGAAGAAGCGATCAGCGCTATCCACGCCGCAGGAGGTGTGGCGGTGTTAGCTCATCCTGCACGTTATCAACTCAAGACCAAGTGGTTGAAGCGGTTACTTGAAGCCTTTAGTGAGGCAAAAGGTGATGCAATGGAAGTGGCACAACCGCAGCAAGGAATGCAAGAGCGACGGTTATTAGCCGATTATGCTATACATTACAATTTGTTAGCCTCACAAGGGTCGGATTTTCATTATCCATCGCCATGGATGGAATTAGGTCGTAACCTGTGGCTACCGTCGGGTGTGACGCCTGTATGGGAAAAATTAGTATTAAAAACAGAGATTTCACCGCTATAA